In Wenyingzhuangia fucanilytica, the following are encoded in one genomic region:
- a CDS encoding PAS domain-containing sensor histidine kinase translates to MSQKEIEILQRALARERIARKQAEQILEKKSDELFSLSQKDKKNKEKLEALLKVKNSELKGFYENLVDPYIMMNLSGYAIKMNEAAEKLIGYRLSDGGFNLMKLTQPKDLDYVSESFKVLMDTGRISNFYINILTSTSEVKLVEVNASIIYDENNTPIAAQGILRDITLSKKYEKRLEAEKQKYSNIIANMNLGLLEVDNDDKILFANHSFLEMSGFSNKDLLGNKAADVFLKNEYKPKLAIESENRKKGDSNSYEIQVHTKTGDTRYWLISGAPNYNLNGEVSGSIGIHLDITNLKKLEQQKEELLKDLAKSNESLQEYAHIVSHDLKSPLRSINALVAWIKEDNIENLDEMSVQNLVLIEKTLEKMEDLISDVLEYSSVGANLNLNQNVDVHHLVKELVEIIYVPENIHISIEENLPIVMGDKVKLQQLFQNLLSNAIKFSDKEIGKIIVSCTEMTTHYQFSVSDNGMGIEKEYFDKIFKIFHSLNKRKDSSGIGLSIVKKIVELHHGNIWLESETGKGTTFYFTIKKEK, encoded by the coding sequence ATGAGTCAAAAAGAAATAGAAATATTACAAAGGGCTTTAGCTAGGGAACGTATAGCAAGAAAACAAGCAGAGCAAATTTTAGAAAAAAAATCTGATGAGCTTTTTTCATTATCACAAAAAGATAAAAAGAATAAAGAAAAACTAGAGGCTTTATTAAAAGTAAAAAACTCTGAGTTAAAAGGGTTTTACGAAAACTTAGTAGATCCATATATCATGATGAATTTATCAGGGTATGCGATTAAAATGAACGAAGCCGCTGAAAAGTTAATAGGGTACCGTTTGTCTGATGGTGGATTTAATTTAATGAAATTAACTCAGCCCAAAGATCTTGATTATGTATCAGAATCATTTAAAGTATTGATGGATACAGGAAGGATTTCAAACTTCTATATAAATATATTAACGAGTACTTCTGAGGTAAAATTAGTTGAGGTGAATGCAAGTATCATCTACGATGAAAATAATACACCTATTGCTGCTCAAGGAATTTTAAGAGATATTACATTAAGTAAAAAATACGAAAAAAGGTTAGAGGCAGAAAAGCAAAAGTATAGCAATATCATCGCTAATATGAATCTTGGTTTACTTGAAGTTGATAATGATGATAAAATTCTTTTTGCTAATCACAGTTTTTTAGAAATGTCCGGTTTTTCTAATAAGGATTTATTAGGGAACAAGGCTGCTGATGTTTTTTTAAAAAATGAATACAAGCCAAAGTTGGCAATCGAATCTGAAAATAGAAAAAAAGGAGATTCTAATTCTTATGAAATACAGGTACATACAAAAACAGGAGATACTCGTTACTGGTTAATTAGTGGAGCCCCTAATTATAATTTAAATGGAGAGGTTTCAGGATCTATAGGGATTCATTTAGATATTACCAATCTTAAAAAATTAGAGCAACAAAAAGAAGAACTGCTTAAAGACTTGGCAAAAAGTAATGAAAGCTTACAGGAGTACGCCCATATTGTTTCGCATGATTTAAAATCGCCATTAAGAAGTATTAATGCTTTAGTGGCATGGATTAAAGAAGATAATATTGAGAACTTGGATGAAATGAGTGTTCAAAACTTAGTGCTGATTGAAAAAACATTAGAAAAAATGGAGGATTTAATTTCTGATGTTTTAGAATATTCTAGTGTAGGTGCCAATTTAAATTTAAATCAAAATGTAGATGTTCATCACTTGGTTAAAGAGCTAGTAGAAATTATATATGTTCCAGAAAACATCCATATTTCTATAGAAGAAAATTTGCCAATAGTGATGGGAGATAAGGTAAAGTTACAACAGCTTTTTCAGAATTTATTAAGCAATGCTATCAAGTTTTCTGATAAAGAAATAGGAAAGATTATTGTTTCTTGTACAGAAATGACTACTCATTATCAGTTCTCAGTTTCTGATAATGGTATGGGAATAGAGAAAGAATATTTCGATAAAATTTTTAAAATATTTCACTCACTAAACAAGAGAAAAGATTCTTCGGGTATTGGACTTTCAATTGTGAAAAAAATTGTAGAACTTCATCATGGAAATATTTGGTTAGAAAGTGAAACAGGAAAAGGAACCACATTTTACTTTACCATTAAAAAAGAAAAATAG
- a CDS encoding heme NO-binding domain-containing protein, producing MKGIVFTDFLELVEEKYGLEMVDNIISQSELNSGGAYTSIGTYDFSEMLQLISNLSLNTSVSVDDLLMVFAEHFFNTLIKSHPNLVEHYKNPMDLLASIENHIHFEVQKIYMDAQLPTFELIEHKDDKLVMIYKSDKALYILGKGLMEQVFKLFGEHAIIEYEKLKEDGTEVKFTIARVV from the coding sequence ATGAAAGGAATAGTTTTTACTGACTTTTTAGAGTTGGTTGAAGAAAAATATGGATTAGAAATGGTTGATAATATTATTAGTCAATCAGAATTAAATTCAGGTGGAGCTTATACTTCTATAGGAACTTATGATTTTTCCGAAATGCTTCAGTTAATTTCTAATTTAAGTCTTAATACTTCTGTGTCGGTAGATGATCTTTTAATGGTTTTTGCCGAACATTTTTTTAATACACTAATCAAGTCACATCCTAATTTGGTTGAACATTATAAGAATCCAATGGATTTGCTGGCTTCAATAGAAAATCATATTCACTTTGAGGTTCAGAAAATATACATGGATGCTCAGTTACCTACTTTTGAATTAATAGAACATAAAGACGATAAGTTGGTCATGATTTATAAATCTGATAAAGCTTTATACATTTTAGGTAAAGGTTTAATGGAGCAAGTTTTTAAATTGTTTGGAGAGCATGCCATTATAGAGTACGAAAAACTTAAAGAAGATGGAACCGAAGTAAAGTTTACGATTGCTAGAGTTGTATGA
- a CDS encoding response regulator encodes MNTSLKILLIEDDAIEVMKFNRAISSLNLSHKMVNAINGEEGLKILEQKDRLPNIILLDLNMPKINGIEFLTILKNNPNLRHIPTIILSTSNNQKDLLECYKLGISGYVLKPLKYEEYVSKIEKLLAYWSVNQLITL; translated from the coding sequence ATGAACACATCCTTAAAAATATTGTTGATTGAAGATGACGCTATTGAAGTGATGAAATTTAACAGAGCCATTTCTTCGTTAAATTTATCTCATAAAATGGTGAATGCTATTAATGGAGAAGAAGGGTTAAAAATTTTGGAACAAAAAGATAGGTTGCCAAATATCATTTTATTAGACTTAAACATGCCTAAAATAAATGGTATTGAGTTTTTAACTATTTTAAAAAACAATCCAAATTTAAGACATATTCCAACAATCATCTTAAGTACTTCTAACAATCAAAAAGATTTATTAGAATGTTATAAGTTAGGGATATCAGGTTATGTGTTAAAACCTTTGAAATATGAGGAGTATGTATCTAAAATAGAAAAGTTATTAGCTTATTGGAGTGTTAACCAGTTAATTACTTTATAG
- a CDS encoding polyprenyl synthetase family protein, translating into MDLTVYRNSFLSFLKEKATFKEPATLYNPIHYILELGGKRIRPLLTLMSVDAFGKDYKQGLNAALAVEVFHNFTLLHDDIMDDAPLRRGKATVHEKWDVNTAILSGDAMMILANQYLEVYEGDTYKKLMKLFQQTALEVCEGQQHDMDFENRNDVSISEYIEMIRLKTSVLVAAALKMGAIIADASEQDAEAMYQYGLNLGLAFQLQDDYLDAFGDPETFGKQVGGDIIENKKTFLYLKALENLEGDDQEQLLSLFTKPQDDLELKVKIAKELFIKSLAVNRIQQEIKDYTQKAFDVLKDVSISESTKENLIAFGHYLMGRKV; encoded by the coding sequence TTGGATTTAACAGTATATAGAAATTCGTTCCTTTCTTTTTTAAAAGAAAAAGCTACTTTTAAAGAACCAGCAACTTTATATAACCCTATTCATTATATATTAGAACTGGGTGGAAAGCGCATTAGGCCATTATTAACATTAATGAGTGTTGATGCTTTTGGTAAAGATTATAAGCAGGGATTAAACGCTGCTTTGGCTGTTGAGGTTTTTCATAACTTTACCTTATTGCATGATGATATTATGGATGATGCTCCTTTAAGAAGAGGAAAAGCAACAGTTCATGAAAAATGGGATGTAAATACAGCTATTCTTTCTGGTGATGCCATGATGATTTTAGCCAATCAGTATTTAGAGGTTTATGAAGGAGATACATATAAAAAACTGATGAAATTGTTTCAGCAAACAGCATTAGAGGTTTGTGAGGGACAGCAACACGATATGGATTTTGAAAATAGAAATGATGTTTCTATATCAGAATATATTGAAATGATTAGATTAAAAACATCAGTTTTGGTGGCTGCAGCATTAAAAATGGGAGCTATTATAGCCGATGCTTCAGAACAAGATGCCGAGGCGATGTACCAATACGGTCTAAATTTAGGATTGGCATTTCAACTACAAGATGATTATTTAGATGCTTTTGGAGATCCTGAAACTTTTGGAAAACAAGTAGGTGGGGATATTATAGAAAATAAAAAAACTTTTCTATACTTAAAAGCGTTAGAGAATCTTGAGGGAGACGATCAAGAGCAGTTGTTAAGTTTGTTTACAAAGCCCCAAGATGATTTAGAATTAAAGGTTAAAATTGCTAAAGAGTTATTTATAAAATCTTTAGCTGTAAATAGAATACAACAAGAAATTAAAGATTATACTCAAAAAGCGTTTGATGTATTAAAAGACGTATCTATTTCAGAATCAACCAAAGAGAACTTAATTGCTTTTGGACATTATTTAATGGGGAGAAAAGTCTAA
- a CDS encoding TetR/AcrR family transcriptional regulator, which yields MKCKILEKASEMFLSLGFKSVTMDDISNELAISKKTLYTHFSTKKKLVESVSLYMFDIIDNGIQGICKKKQNPIEELFDIKRFVNNILKKEDTSPQYQLQKFYPDIFESLSKKQFNTMLICVKNNLERGIKDGLYRSDLNVDFISRIYFTGMSGIKNEDIYSKEQFNQMWLIDSYLEYHLRAITTEKGLNTLTQILNNNKD from the coding sequence ATGAAATGTAAAATACTTGAAAAAGCATCAGAAATGTTTTTAAGCCTTGGGTTTAAAAGCGTTACTATGGATGATATTTCTAACGAATTAGCCATTTCTAAAAAAACATTATATACTCATTTTTCTACCAAAAAGAAATTAGTAGAATCTGTTTCTTTATACATGTTTGATATCATAGATAATGGTATTCAAGGAATTTGTAAGAAAAAACAAAATCCTATTGAAGAACTTTTTGACATTAAAAGGTTTGTAAATAATATCTTAAAAAAAGAAGATACTTCTCCTCAATATCAACTCCAAAAATTTTATCCTGATATTTTTGAAAGCCTAAGTAAAAAGCAATTTAACACCATGCTTATTTGCGTAAAGAACAACCTAGAGAGAGGAATTAAAGATGGACTTTATAGAAGTGATTTAAATGTTGATTTTATTTCTCGTATTTATTTTACAGGTATGAGTGGAATTAAAAATGAAGATATTTACTCAAAAGAACAATTCAATCAAATGTGGCTAATAGATAGTTATTTAGAATATCATTTAAGAGCCATAACAACCGAAAAAGGACTAAACACACTAACCCAAATACTTAACAACAATAAAGATTAA
- a CDS encoding TolC family protein, which translates to MKKNFIIYLCFLAYLIVPAQEKVQTKVQDSIKTNFSLQEAIEFALVNNRNSQNATHDIEAAKQQKWETIAIGLPQLNGKIEYKNYVKYPIPGNQTAGDSFINFIFPKQSLTPSVTLSQLIFDGSYIVGLQSAKVFLDISKNAKAKTDQEITKGVTSAYSNVLLTEESIKLIHKNIKSIEDNLHESKAMLENGFAEEEDIEQLQITLNNLNNNLESLERIHNISLKMLRLTLGFIDDVNLTLTEDLQTLITQTKEQPTAFNDFSVFNNIDYKIAENETTSKKLLYKLEQAKLLPSISSFLSANYIGNSHDFTFFDKDQTWLSTALFGVSIDIPIFSSFASTAKRKRAKIEWLKSQNKLIDTEEQIQINYQTIQSDLDLAINTLDNKKRNLKLAERIENKNNIKYKEGIASSFELRQAQMQLYSSQQEYLQAMVDVINKKAELNALQN; encoded by the coding sequence ATGAAAAAGAACTTTATTATTTACTTATGTTTTTTAGCATACTTAATAGTTCCCGCTCAAGAAAAAGTACAAACAAAGGTACAAGACAGTATCAAAACCAATTTTTCTTTACAGGAGGCCATTGAATTTGCTTTAGTAAACAACAGGAATTCTCAGAATGCAACTCATGATATTGAAGCTGCAAAACAACAAAAATGGGAAACCATTGCTATTGGATTACCTCAACTTAACGGGAAGATTGAATATAAAAATTATGTAAAATATCCTATTCCAGGAAATCAAACTGCAGGGGATTCTTTTATTAATTTTATTTTTCCAAAGCAAAGTCTTACACCGAGTGTTACTTTAAGTCAACTTATTTTTGATGGTTCTTATATTGTAGGACTACAGTCTGCAAAAGTGTTTTTAGATATTTCTAAAAATGCAAAAGCCAAAACTGATCAAGAAATTACAAAAGGAGTTACTAGTGCTTATAGTAATGTTTTATTAACCGAAGAAAGTATCAAACTGATTCATAAAAACATTAAAAGTATAGAAGACAATCTACACGAATCTAAAGCAATGTTAGAAAACGGTTTTGCCGAAGAAGAAGACATAGAACAGCTTCAAATTACTTTAAACAACCTAAATAATAATTTAGAAAGTTTAGAAAGAATACATAATATTTCTTTAAAAATGTTGAGGTTAACTTTAGGATTTATTGATGATGTAAACCTTACTCTTACAGAAGATTTACAAACTTTAATTACCCAAACCAAAGAACAGCCAACTGCTTTTAATGATTTTTCTGTATTCAATAATATAGATTACAAAATTGCCGAAAACGAAACCACCTCTAAAAAATTATTATACAAATTAGAGCAAGCTAAGTTATTACCGAGTATTAGTAGTTTCTTATCTGCAAATTATATTGGTAACAGTCACGATTTTACTTTTTTTGACAAAGACCAAACATGGTTATCAACAGCTTTATTTGGAGTAAGTATTGACATTCCAATCTTTTCATCTTTTGCAAGTACAGCAAAACGTAAAAGAGCCAAAATAGAATGGTTAAAATCTCAAAATAAATTAATTGATACTGAGGAACAAATACAAATCAACTACCAAACCATACAGTCCGATTTAGATTTGGCAATCAACACTCTTGATAACAAAAAACGAAATCTTAAATTGGCAGAACGCATAGAAAACAAAAACAATATTAAATACAAAGAAGGAATTGCAAGTAGTTTTGAATTAAGACAAGCACAAATGCAATTATACAGTAGTCAACAAGAATATTTACAAGCTATGGTTGATGTTATCAACAAAAAAGCAGAATTAAATGCATTACAAAACTAA
- a CDS encoding efflux RND transporter periplasmic adaptor subunit, which produces MKKLLFAIAATTMIACGSKKEQTIADIIATKNIKEIKAKRALLLTDVKQLDLAISELDTVKKTTLVSTLLTSTTDFYHYVEVQGNVETKQNLILYPEINGTLKSVLVKEGQQVSKGQTIAIIDDSGLNDQLAQLEADAELAKTTFERQERLWNQKIGSEIQFLQAKTAYAAKSKAVDNLKAQIAKTQLKAPFSGIVDDIITDAGSFVMPGQSPIIRLVNLSNMTISAEIPETFIKYVKKGKKVDLYIPVLNAQAETTITQAGNYINPNNRKFKVEMNIPSNIAAKPNMSVHLNINDYHNEAAILIPQSIISENENNKEYIFTVAKKGNSYIAQRTFIELGRTNKNDVEVIKGLEPNTMIIIEGARSVKEGQEVTISK; this is translated from the coding sequence ATGAAAAAATTATTATTCGCCATAGCTGCAACTACCATGATTGCGTGTGGATCTAAAAAAGAACAAACAATTGCAGATATTATTGCAACTAAAAATATAAAAGAAATTAAAGCCAAAAGAGCTCTACTTCTTACGGATGTAAAACAATTAGATCTTGCTATATCAGAATTAGATACTGTTAAAAAAACTACATTAGTTTCAACTTTATTAACATCTACCACAGATTTTTATCACTATGTAGAAGTACAAGGAAATGTAGAAACCAAACAAAACTTAATTCTTTACCCAGAAATTAACGGTACTTTAAAATCTGTATTAGTTAAAGAAGGGCAACAAGTTAGTAAAGGACAAACTATTGCTATTATAGACGATTCTGGTTTAAACGACCAATTGGCTCAATTAGAAGCAGATGCCGAGTTAGCAAAAACTACTTTTGAAAGACAAGAGCGTTTGTGGAATCAAAAAATAGGTTCTGAAATTCAGTTCTTACAAGCTAAAACAGCATATGCTGCTAAATCTAAAGCTGTTGACAATCTAAAAGCACAAATTGCAAAAACACAATTAAAAGCACCTTTTAGCGGAATTGTAGATGATATTATTACCGATGCAGGATCATTTGTTATGCCTGGTCAATCTCCAATTATACGTTTGGTTAATTTAAGCAATATGACCATTAGCGCAGAAATTCCTGAAACTTTTATCAAATATGTTAAAAAAGGAAAAAAAGTAGATTTATACATTCCTGTGTTAAATGCACAAGCAGAAACTACTATTACACAAGCAGGAAATTACATCAATCCAAACAACAGAAAGTTTAAGGTAGAAATGAACATCCCAAGTAATATTGCAGCAAAGCCAAACATGTCGGTACACTTGAATATTAATGATTATCACAACGAAGCGGCTATTTTAATTCCACAAAGCATTATTTCAGAAAACGAAAACAATAAAGAATACATCTTTACTGTGGCTAAAAAAGGGAACTCATACATCGCTCAAAGAACATTTATTGAGTTAGGTAGAACTAACAAAAATGATGTTGAGGTAATCAAAGGGTTAGAACCAAACACTATGATTATTATAGAAGGAGCAAGATCTGTAAAAGAAGGTCAAGAAGTAACTATTTCAAAATAA
- a CDS encoding efflux RND transporter permease subunit yields MSENKKTNKEFAWSSWAINNKTTMYVLAALALILGISAYNNLPRESFPEVKETKIYISAPYPGNTAEDIERLIVDPLEDQLENVSNVTEITSTSQEDYGIIVIEFDEKITVEAAKQKVKDEVDGVKAGEDWPTFNGAKVDPAVFDLNISEEMPILNINLTGDYTVEKLKSFAELLEDEIEGLSEIKKVDIRGAQEQEVEIAVDVFKMSAAQVSFDDIINAIKQENITMSAGNLITSGQRRTIRILGEVENPNELKDFVIKRQGGVIYLRDVAQVFFHEKEKTTYAREWGKTVVMLDVKKRAGKNMVEAANKIKEIIKNAEANYLPGDLHVTISNDQSSNTLNQVDDLVNNIIFGILLVVMVLMFFLGFRNALFVGFAIPMSMFMSFWIIELLGYTMNTMILFGLIMGLGMLVDNGIVVVENVFRLMDEEGMTRKEAAKKGIGEIAFPIIISTATTVAAFIPLGLWPGIMGQFMKYFPITLSIVLGSSLFVAIFFNSVLVSQFMTVGEKKLTYKQLTRLTIILCGFGIPIMLFGGAVHGFGSLMVVTCILFWLYRLFIKNGAIFFQERILTSFENGYEKVLRFSLSSWRPYVFLGGTFVLLIASFMVFGGSVASGKTQVEFFPDNKPNQIIVYLEYPQGTDIEKTNAITKEIENRVFNILNGDEYTDNGYNFLVESAVSQVGMGAGNPNTDGNDSEMPHKGKITATMREYKYRRGADSELLRQKVQEDLKDRYPGLAISVEKDAAGPPAGYPINIEIQGNDYDELVSVAARMQKFISARNIPGIDELKIDVNKAKPSMEVYVDRKKAGALGVPVVMVANQLRRSIFGEKASVYKEDGEDYDIYVRFKKEDRTNTSLLFNQNVIFRDQNDGQIKEVPISALISRRNTSSFSAIKHKNGVRTVVVYSALAPGYKDAAAVVKQIELEMADFESPKNISFDFTGQIEEQNKQMSFLMGALMTGLGLIMFILVFQFNSITKPAIIMVAIFLSFTGVFFGIIGMGMSFVIMMTMMGIISLAGIVVNNGVVLLDYTQLLFDRKAEELNLPEDEVISIEHAFEAIVQGGKARLRPVILTAITTVLGLIPLAIGFNIDFFALFNTGNPNIYMGGDNVIFWGPLAWTVIFGLTFATFLTLIIVPVMFYLLHRIKVKVKNK; encoded by the coding sequence ATGTCCGAAAACAAAAAAACAAATAAAGAATTCGCATGGTCGTCGTGGGCTATAAACAATAAAACCACCATGTATGTATTGGCTGCCTTAGCACTAATACTAGGAATATCAGCCTATAACAACCTACCTCGTGAAAGTTTTCCCGAAGTTAAAGAAACTAAAATATACATAAGCGCTCCTTATCCTGGAAACACAGCAGAAGATATAGAACGTTTAATTGTAGATCCTTTAGAAGATCAACTAGAAAATGTTAGTAATGTTACAGAAATCACTTCAACTTCTCAAGAAGATTACGGGATTATTGTAATTGAGTTTGATGAAAAAATTACTGTAGAAGCTGCAAAGCAAAAAGTAAAAGATGAGGTAGATGGTGTTAAAGCTGGAGAAGACTGGCCTACTTTTAACGGTGCCAAGGTAGACCCTGCTGTTTTTGACCTAAACATTTCTGAGGAAATGCCAATCTTAAACATCAACTTAACTGGTGATTATACAGTAGAAAAACTAAAATCTTTTGCAGAACTTTTAGAAGATGAAATTGAAGGACTTTCTGAAATCAAAAAAGTTGACATCAGAGGAGCACAGGAGCAAGAAGTAGAAATTGCTGTTGATGTTTTTAAAATGTCTGCTGCTCAAGTTAGCTTTGATGATATTATTAATGCTATCAAACAAGAAAACATCACCATGTCTGCCGGTAACCTTATTACTAGCGGACAACGTAGAACTATTAGAATTTTAGGAGAAGTAGAAAATCCTAATGAGCTAAAAGACTTTGTAATTAAAAGACAAGGTGGGGTTATTTATTTAAGAGATGTTGCTCAAGTATTTTTCCACGAAAAAGAAAAAACAACCTATGCTCGTGAATGGGGTAAAACCGTAGTAATGCTAGACGTTAAAAAACGTGCTGGTAAGAACATGGTAGAAGCTGCGAATAAAATAAAAGAAATTATTAAAAATGCAGAAGCAAATTATTTACCAGGAGATTTACACGTAACCATTAGTAACGATCAATCTTCTAACACACTAAACCAAGTTGATGACTTAGTAAACAACATCATATTTGGTATTTTATTAGTGGTAATGGTATTGATGTTCTTCTTAGGTTTTAGAAATGCATTGTTTGTTGGTTTTGCCATTCCTATGTCTATGTTTATGTCCTTTTGGATCATAGAATTATTAGGCTACACCATGAACACCATGATTCTTTTTGGATTAATTATGGGATTAGGAATGTTGGTAGACAACGGTATTGTGGTTGTAGAAAACGTATTCCGTTTGATGGATGAAGAAGGAATGACCAGAAAAGAAGCTGCCAAAAAAGGAATTGGTGAAATTGCTTTCCCTATTATTATTTCTACAGCAACAACTGTAGCTGCTTTTATTCCGCTTGGACTATGGCCAGGTATTATGGGGCAGTTTATGAAATACTTCCCTATTACTTTATCTATCGTATTAGGTTCATCATTATTTGTAGCTATTTTCTTTAACTCTGTATTGGTTTCTCAATTTATGACCGTTGGAGAGAAAAAACTTACTTATAAGCAATTAACCAGATTGACCATTATTTTATGTGGATTTGGTATTCCAATCATGTTATTTGGAGGTGCTGTTCACGGATTTGGAAGTTTAATGGTAGTTACCTGTATTTTATTTTGGTTATACAGATTGTTTATTAAAAACGGAGCTATTTTCTTTCAAGAAAGAATTTTAACATCATTTGAAAATGGTTACGAAAAAGTACTTCGTTTTTCTTTAAGTAGCTGGAGACCTTATGTGTTTTTAGGAGGGACTTTTGTATTGTTAATAGCTTCTTTTATGGTGTTTGGAGGATCTGTTGCTTCTGGAAAAACTCAAGTTGAATTTTTCCCAGACAACAAGCCTAATCAGATTATTGTATATCTAGAATACCCACAAGGAACAGATATCGAAAAAACAAATGCCATTACTAAAGAAATAGAAAACCGTGTTTTTAATATTTTAAATGGTGATGAATACACAGACAACGGATACAACTTTTTAGTTGAATCAGCAGTCTCTCAAGTAGGAATGGGTGCAGGGAACCCAAATACTGATGGTAACGATTCTGAAATGCCTCACAAAGGTAAAATTACTGCTACCATGAGAGAGTACAAATACCGTAGAGGAGCAGATTCAGAATTATTAAGACAAAAAGTTCAAGAAGACTTAAAAGATCGTTATCCTGGTCTTGCTATTTCTGTAGAAAAAGATGCTGCTGGACCTCCTGCTGGATATCCAATTAACATAGAAATTCAAGGAAATGACTACGATGAATTGGTTTCGGTTGCTGCAAGAATGCAAAAATTTATATCAGCTCGTAACATTCCTGGTATTGATGAGTTAAAAATTGACGTAAACAAAGCAAAACCTTCTATGGAAGTTTATGTTGATAGAAAAAAAGCTGGAGCTTTAGGAGTACCAGTAGTTATGGTTGCCAACCAACTTAGACGTTCTATTTTTGGAGAAAAAGCTAGTGTTTATAAAGAAGATGGTGAAGATTACGACATTTATGTTCGTTTTAAAAAGGAAGATAGAACCAACACTAGTTTGTTGTTTAATCAAAACGTAATTTTCCGTGATCAAAATGATGGACAAATTAAGGAAGTGCCTATTTCTGCTTTAATTTCTCGTAGAAACACTTCATCTTTTAGTGCTATTAAGCATAAAAACGGAGTTCGTACGGTGGTTGTTTACTCTGCATTGGCTCCAGGTTATAAAGATGCTGCTGCTGTGGTAAAACAAATTGAATTAGAAATGGCTGATTTTGAATCTCCAAAAAACATCTCATTTGATTTTACAGGACAAATAGAAGAGCAAAACAAACAAATGAGTTTCTTAATGGGAGCTTTAATGACTGGTTTAGGATTGATTATGTTTATTCTAGTTTTCCAATTTAACTCTATAACAAAACCAGCTATTATTATGGTGGCAATCTTCTTAAGTTTTACAGGAGTATTCTTTGGAATCATTGGTATGGGAATGAGTTTTGTGATTATGATGACCATGATGGGAATTATTTCTCTAGCCGGAATTGTGGTAAATAACGGAGTGGTATTATTAGACTACACCCAACTGTTATTTGATAGAAAAGCAGAAGAGTTAAATCTTCCTGAAGACGAAGTAATTTCTATTGAACACGCTTTTGAAGCCATAGTACAAGGAGGTAAAGCACGTTTAAGACCCGTAATTTTAACAGCTATCACCACTGTTTTAGGATTAATTCCTTTGGCTATTGGATTTAACATTGATTTCTTTGCCTTGTTTAACACAGGAAACCCAAATATTTATATGGGAGGAGATAATGTTATTTTCTGGGGACCATTAGCATGGACAGTTATTTTTGGATTGACCTTTGCTACTTTCCTTACCTTGATTATTGTGCCAGTAATGTTTTATTTACTACACAGAATTAAAGTAAAAGTGAAAAATAAATAA
- a CDS encoding outer membrane beta-barrel protein, which translates to MKKLLLIALLVLGTNFAKAQEDKTSISAGYTSVKLKIKLDIPDHDVSETESMNATGFFIGLMREIQINSKYSFKPGVIYTNLSSDEGNNDDKIEYIQIPFLFNYYPNEKVFLSAGPKVDYLIEDQTEDGFHKISLALGLGIGFELSKKLDIIANYSIQLSDSLGDEYDDNLSSDANTDINTSLKQNFFNIGLAYNF; encoded by the coding sequence ATGAAAAAATTGTTATTGATTGCTTTATTAGTACTAGGTACAAATTTTGCAAAAGCTCAAGAAGACAAAACCAGTATTTCTGCTGGATACACATCGGTTAAATTAAAAATTAAACTAGACATCCCTGATCATGATGTAAGCGAAACTGAATCAATGAATGCTACTGGTTTTTTTATTGGCTTGATGAGAGAAATTCAAATCAACTCTAAATACAGTTTTAAACCAGGAGTAATATATACAAACCTGTCTTCTGATGAAGGAAATAATGATGATAAAATAGAATATATTCAAATTCCATTTTTATTTAACTATTATCCAAACGAAAAAGTATTTTTATCAGCTGGACCAAAGGTTGACTATCTTATAGAAGATCAAACCGAAGATGGGTTTCATAAAATCTCATTAGCTCTAGGTTTAGGAATAGGATTTGAACTATCTAAAAAATTAGATATTATTGCAAATTATTCTATCCAGTTGTCTGATAGTTTAGGTGATGAATATGATGATAATTTATCTAGTGATGCTAATACAGATATAAACACATCATTAAAACAAAACTTTTTTAATATAGGATTAGCGTACAACTTTTAA